A region of the Clostridium estertheticum subsp. estertheticum genome:
AACGCCTTAAATTGGTATGATAAGCAAGATGTAACCCTTGGTGGTTAATTTTATTTCCTCAAAGGAGATCTTATGGTAATCGAAAAGATAAATTGTTCTAAATGCATATATTACTATATTACTTGGGATCCAGCTTTCCCCAAAGGCTGCAAACTTTATGGTTTTAAATCTCCAAATTTACCTTCCATACTAGTAAAACAATCATCTGGGATAGCTTGTGGTAAATTTACACCAAAAGAAAGAAAGTAATTGTTTATGGTAACTTCTAATAAATTTAAATTATAAACTAAGGCACATAACTAAATATATATAAATTATATTTTTAGTTATATGCTCTGTGCCCTAATCAAATATTAATCTATAACCGTATTATTTTGATCAACTACCTCATATGCGTAGGACTTAGTTTCTTCTTGCCTTATTGTCCCGTCATCGTTAATTCCCGTAACTATTGTTGGAACGTTTACTAACTTACTTTCTATACCTTCGATTCTTACATATCTATCTAACCCAGCTTTAAGTTTTTCGCATTTATCCTCGCCTAATTCTCTTCCCTTCATGCCTCTCAAAATTCCTCACTCCTCTCGAATATTAGACTTTCCATTTATAGCTCATATTTGTAATTTTTTAAAGAATTTTTAGATGAGATGATAATATAGTATTTATAAAAAATATAATATTTATTCTCAAAAAAAAACAAAAACGCCTATTAAGCGTTTTTAATATGATTTTTAATGCTATGATTACTCAATTTAATTATTACAAAACAGCTAGTGTATCTTCTTTAAATTTTTCTAGTCCTATTCTTGTTATAAAATCACCTAGTTTTTCTCCCATGTTTCCTTTATCCTTATAATAAGTTATCAAGGTATCAACCAGAATCAACACTTGATCCTCGGTTAATTTTTCTGCGATGATATCCGCAATTCTAGGCGTAAATCCACCACTACCTCCGGCTACTATCATGTATCCCTCTTTATCACCAATTACACCTAAATCCCTAGAATAAACACTAGTGCAAGCATTTTTGCAACCAGCTACCCCAATTTTTGTTCTACAAGGCATCTCCATACCATGGTAACGCTTATCTAAAAGCATTCCAATTTTAAGGGAATTCTGTTTTGCTCTTTTACAAAAAGCCGCTGGACACATATGAACATTTTTTACAGAGTTTAGAGACTTAACAGCTGGACTCATACCTAATTCTTCCCATACCTTCGAAACATCTTCGCAATCAAGCCCTAGTATTGCAATTCTCTGACCCGAGGTCATCTTTAATACACCTTTGTACTTTTCCGCAACACTAGCTATTTTCGAAAGCTGCTTCGGAGTTATAAACCCT
Encoded here:
- a CDS encoding uracil-DNA glycosylase, which translates into the protein MVIEKINCSKCIYYYITWDPAFPKGCKLYGFKSPNLPSILVKQSSGIACGKFTPKERK
- a CDS encoding NAD(P)/FAD-dependent oxidoreductase — protein: MEPKHAVLQKVRDGKRTYGVTPHIPGGFITPKQLSKIASVAEKYKGVLKMTSGQRIAILGLDCEDVSKVWEELGMSPAVKSLNSVKNVHMCPAAFCKRAKQNSLKIGMLLDKRYHGMEMPCRTKIGVAGCKNACTSVYSRDLGVIGDKEGYMIVAGGSGGFTPRIADIIAEKLTEDQVLILVDTLITYYKDKGNMGEKLGDFITRIGLEKFKEDTLAVL